One Deltaproteobacteria bacterium DNA window includes the following coding sequences:
- the tkt gene encoding transketolase, translating to MSPVTDQLCIDTIRTLSMDAVQQANSGHPGTPMSMAPVMYGLWQRHLQYDPADPLWPNRDRFVLSIGHASMLLYSTLHLAGVRALDAKHQVLNQPTLTLDDLKNFRQLDSKTPGHPEFGLTAGVETTTGPLGQGVANSVGMAIASKWLASYFNRPGFDIFDYNVYALCGDGDMMEGISSEAASLAGHLKLENLCWFYDSNRISIEGSTSLALSENVGKRFEAYGWNVLHVADANDQPALDAAIANFHQCKDRPTFVVVDSHIAFGAPTKQDTAAAHGEPLGEAEIKATKKNYGWPEDEKFFVPAGVLEHFARGLGARGRGARERWTAKFGEYQTKFPELAEQLTTMQRRELPAGWDKELSEYPADPKGQATRDSSGKVLNAIAKHVPWLMGGSADLAPSTKTRLTFDGAGDFAAGNFGARNFHFGVREHVMAAIVNGMTLCGVRAYGSGFLIFSDYARPSIRLSALMELPAIHVFTHDSIGVGEDGPTHQPVEHLAALRAIPGLITLRPGDANEVVEAWRVIMQLQHQPVALALTRQALPTLDRTKYGAAAGLARGAYILADADNGKPQVILIATGSEVYLCVEAFEQLKQAGVQTRVVSMPSWELFELQDKSYREQVLPKAITARVAVEQAITFGWAQYVGMSGAVIGMKGFGASAPFNQLQKRFGFTVENIVAAAKEQLKG from the coding sequence ATGAGCCCAGTAACCGACCAGTTGTGCATCGATACGATCCGTACTTTGTCCATGGACGCGGTGCAGCAGGCCAACTCCGGCCATCCCGGCACGCCGATGTCGATGGCGCCGGTGATGTACGGTTTGTGGCAGCGCCACTTGCAGTACGATCCGGCCGATCCGCTGTGGCCCAATCGCGATCGCTTCGTGTTGTCCATCGGCCATGCGTCGATGTTGCTCTATTCGACGTTGCACTTGGCCGGCGTGCGCGCCCTCGACGCCAAGCATCAGGTGCTCAATCAACCGACGCTGACCCTCGACGATCTAAAAAACTTTCGCCAGCTCGACAGTAAAACTCCCGGCCATCCCGAATTCGGTTTGACCGCGGGTGTTGAAACGACGACTGGCCCGCTCGGCCAAGGCGTCGCCAACAGCGTCGGCATGGCGATCGCATCGAAATGGCTCGCCAGCTATTTCAACCGGCCGGGCTTCGATATTTTCGACTACAATGTTTACGCCCTGTGCGGTGACGGCGATATGATGGAAGGCATCAGCAGCGAAGCGGCGTCCCTCGCCGGTCATTTGAAATTGGAAAATCTCTGCTGGTTTTACGATAGCAACCGAATTTCCATCGAAGGGAGCACCAGTCTGGCGTTGTCGGAAAACGTCGGCAAACGTTTCGAAGCCTATGGCTGGAATGTTTTGCATGTGGCCGACGCCAACGATCAGCCCGCCTTGGACGCAGCCATTGCCAATTTCCACCAGTGTAAGGACCGGCCGACCTTCGTCGTCGTCGACAGTCACATCGCCTTTGGCGCGCCGACCAAACAAGATACGGCGGCGGCTCATGGTGAACCTTTGGGCGAGGCGGAAATCAAAGCGACGAAAAAAAATTACGGCTGGCCCGAGGACGAAAAGTTTTTCGTGCCCGCAGGTGTGCTGGAACATTTCGCCCGCGGCTTGGGCGCCCGGGGCCGCGGCGCGCGGGAACGATGGACGGCGAAATTTGGCGAATACCAAACAAAATTTCCCGAGCTCGCCGAGCAGTTAACAACCATGCAGCGGCGCGAACTGCCGGCGGGTTGGGATAAAGAGTTGAGCGAATATCCCGCCGATCCTAAGGGCCAAGCGACGCGCGATTCTTCCGGTAAAGTTTTGAACGCCATCGCCAAGCATGTGCCGTGGCTCATGGGCGGTTCCGCAGATCTCGCGCCGTCGACCAAGACCCGGCTGACTTTCGATGGCGCCGGCGATTTTGCCGCCGGCAATTTTGGCGCGCGTAATTTTCACTTCGGCGTGCGCGAGCATGTCATGGCGGCGATCGTCAACGGCATGACGCTGTGCGGCGTGCGCGCCTATGGTTCCGGTTTTTTAATATTCAGCGACTACGCCCGGCCGTCGATTCGCCTGTCGGCGTTGATGGAGTTGCCGGCGATTCATGTCTTCACCCACGATTCCATCGGTGTCGGCGAAGACGGACCGACGCATCAGCCGGTGGAACATCTGGCGGCGCTGCGGGCGATTCCCGGCTTGATTACACTGCGCCCCGGGGACGCCAACGAAGTGGTCGAAGCCTGGCGCGTGATCATGCAATTGCAACATCAGCCGGTGGCTTTGGCGTTGACGCGCCAAGCGTTGCCGACCTTGGATCGAACCAAGTATGGCGCCGCCGCCGGATTGGCTAGAGGGGCTTATATTCTAGCCGATGCCGATAACGGCAAACCGCAGGTGATCTTGATCGCTACCGGCAGCGAAGTTTATTTGTGCGTCGAAGCTTTCGAGCAGTTGAAACAGGCCGGCGTTCAAACGCGCGTGGTTAGCATGCCGTCTTGGGAATTGTTCGAATTGCAAGATAAGAGTTACCGCG